The following nucleotide sequence is from Microbacterium imperiale.
ACGTGGAGGGCGCGCGCGTGGCGGGTCGCGAGCTCGTCGACGGCGCGTGCCAGCGCCGGGTCTTCGCCTCGGGCGAGGCCGGCGTATTCGACGTGCACGCCGTCCGGGGTGGTGCGGGCTTTCGCCCAGAGCCGGCGGCGGGGCACGAACAGGCCGGCGAACAGGCCGAGGGTGGCGAGCACGGAGAACGCGAGCACCCAGCCGCTGCTGGGGTCGCGTTGGATCTGCAGCGACGCGAACCGCTTCACCGGCTCCTCCGCCGTGACTTCCTCCCAGGTGATGGTGCCCCACCCGTTCGGCAGATCAACAGTGGCGCCGGGGGTGAGCTCAAGGGAGTCGGCGGCGGTGTCGCCACCAGTGTGCTGGGTAAGCCCGTCGACCTCGAGCGTGTACACCGACCTCGGGGTGCCGTCGTCGATGCCGAGATCCCCGCTGAACACGTTGAGGGTGATCACCGGGTTGACCACGTCCGGGTAGACGGAGGTGAACGCGCCGGAGGGCAACACCCCCTGGGTGGGGTAGAAGAACCCGATCAGTCCGACCTGCTCAGGCAGCCCGTCCGGGACCTTGATGATCCCCAGCGAGGTCATGTTGGAGTCCTGCGGCAGGAACGGCTGCGATTCGCTGTACACGACCTCGCCTGCGGCGTCGCGGATCGTGAGGGTGGGGGCGTAGCCGTTTCCGAGCAGGTAGATCCGGTCGCCTTCGACGGTGATCGGATAGTTCACGATCACGCTCTGCGCCCGGTCATCCTGCCCGGGCTGGCGAATGGTGACGTCGGCGGAGAAGTCGCCTGCCTGGCCTGCGCCAGGGGTGCCGGGCAGCCGGTAAGAGACCTGGAAGTCATCGAGGGTGAGCGAGTAGGGCGCAAGCCCGGTGCCGTCGACGAACCGGCCGGGGTTGAACGAGGAGTAGTCGCTGAGCGCGTTCACAAACGTGGTGCCCTCCACCACCACCCGCTGCCCGGTATATGCGAACGACCCGCCGATCGCCACGGAGACCAGCACGCCGACGAGGGCGACGTGGAAGATCAGGTTGCCGGTCTCGCGCAGGTAGCCGCGCTCGGCCGACACCGACGCGGCGCCGCGAGCGTCGTAGCGCTCCACCCGGTATCCGGCCTTCCGCAGCTGCTCTGCGGCAACGTCGATCGCGTGCGCGGCCGGGTCGGTCTGCCCTCCCTCTCTCGGCAGAGTCAGTTCCCGGAACTCCGAGAGCCGCGACAGCCGCGCCGGAGTGCGCGGCGGGCGAGAACGCAGCGCCTTGTAGTGATGCTTGGCGCGCGGGATCACGCAGCCGATCAGGGAAGTGAACAGCAGCAGATAGATCGCGGAGAACCACGGCGACAGATACACGTCGAACAGGCCGACCGCATCCGCGAGGGGAAACACGTCGGGGTTGTCCCGCTCCCACTGGATGACCCCGTTGGGGTCAGCGCTGCGCTGCGGGAACAGCGACCCGGGCACCGCGGCAATCGCGAGGAACAGCAGCAGCACCAGCGCAGTGCGCATACTGGTCAGCTGCCGCCACGCCCACCGCAACCACCCCGCAATGCCCAGCGCCGGCTGGGCGATATCGGTCGCGGAGTCGCTGTCGGCGTGGTCGCCGGGGCGCGGCGGGTCGGCCGTGACCTCGGTGCCGGTGTCAGAGCGGGAGGGGGACATTGATCACCACCTGCTGCAGCTGCGACATCAGCGCCGTCCACAGTCCGCTTACCATCAGTAGGCCGAGGACGATGAGCATGGCCCCGCCGATGATGTTCAGCGCGCGAATGTGTTTCCGCAGGAGCGCCACCGATCGGGATGCCCACCCCCACCCAGCCGCGAGGATCAGGAACGGGATGCCCAGGCCCAGCGAATACGCCAGACCGAGCAGGCCTGCGCGGGCGGGGTCGCCGAGGTTCCACGACATCGAGATGATCGCCGCGAGCGTCGGGCCAATGCACGGCGTCCAGCCGACGCCGAGCGCGAACCCGAGAAGCGGCGCCCCGATCAGTCCCGCACGACCCTGCGCGCGGGGGCGAAGGCTGCGCTGCGCGATCCCGAAAAAGCCGAGGAACACCAGCCCCAGGGCGACGATGACGACCCCGAACACCCGGGTGAGGATGCCTGCGTACTGCAGCAGCAGGTATCCGAAGGTGCCCCCCAGTATCGTGACGGCGACGAAGACGACCGTGAACCCGGCGATGAATAGCGTCACGCCCAGCAACAGGCGGGCGCGCTCCGCAGTGGCGGTGCGCCCGCCTTTGACAGTAGGGGCTGTGGTTGTGGCGGTACTGCCGAGGTAGCCGAGGTAGCCGGGCACCAGCGGCAGCACACACGGGGACAGGAACGAGACCAGCCCGGCGAGGATCGCGATGGGGATCGCGACCCACAGGGCGCCGTCGACGATGACCGCTCCCGGGTTCATGGGCTGTCCTCGGCGAGGGTGTCGGATATCAAGGTGGACAAGATCGAGGCGCTGGCCAACTGCCCGATAATTCGCGCAGCGACCCGTCCCTCCCGGTCGATGACCAGAGTGGTGGGGGTGGCCTGGATCGGAGTGACCTGCGCGAAGGCGAGCTTCACTTTGCCGTCGTTCACGTCGATCACGCTTGGGTAGGTGACGTTGTTGTCGCGGGCGAAGGACAATGCGGTCGCGGGCTGGTCGTAAGTGTTTACCCCGAGGAACGCGACACCCTGCTCCTGGTACTCCTGCCACACCTCCTCAAGCAGAGGCGCCTCGACGATGCACGGCCCGCACGCGGCGTACCAGAAGTTCACCACCAGCACCCCGCCGCGGTAATCGTCGCTGGACACACGCTCCCCGGTCTCGGTGACCCCCGCAAACACGACCGGCTCCCCACGATCAGCTTCGGGGATCTCAACGACCCGGAAGTCGCCGGCGATATAGCCCTTCTCGTTCCCGTCCCGGTACTGCTGCGCGAGCGAATCGCTGGACACGCACCCAGCGAGCACACCGACGACCAGCAGGGCCAAGACGGCAGCGATCAGAGCACGGAGGTTCATGGCCGCTCGACTTTGGTCAGTGCGGCCACCTGGAACACAACCGACGACCCCGTCCACATCACCGGCCACCGTTCACCGCGGCCTGAATGGCGCTTTGGAGGTCATCCCATTCCTGCAGCTCGGCGACCTCACCGTCCACGAAGAAAGTCGGAGTGCTGCTCACCCCGAGAGCACGGCCCTCCTCGAAGTCGGATCGCACGCGCTCCTCCGTTGCCGGGTCGGAGACGGCCGCATCGTAGGCGGCCATGTCCAGTCCGAGTTCGGCGGCGTAGTCGCGGAACAGCGCGGCGTGTGACTCTTGTGCCTCGCCCCACTGTTCCTGTGTCTCGAACAGCCGGTGGTACATGTCCTCGAACCGGCCCTGCTGCGCCGCCGCCTCGGCGGCCAGGGCCGCGTTCTTCGAGTTGAAATGGCCTGGCAGCGGGAAGTACCGGACGACGTACGTGATCTCCCCCGCGAACTGCTCCCGCAGATCCTCCACGATCGGGTAAAAAGCGCCACACGCCTCACACTCGAAGTCCAAGAATTCCACCACGGTGACGGCACCCTCACCTCCGTCATCGAGAACATGCGAACTCTCTCGCAGGACTTCCGGCGGCGAGGATCCGTCCCCAGAGGCAGGGGTTTGACTGCGGTCGATAAGGACATAGATCAACGCGGCCACAACCAGCACGGCTACGACGGCAGCGGTGATGAGGGTCGCTTTCAGAGGGGTTTTCACGGATACTCCAAACCAAGACACGGCACAGGGACGATCCCGGGCACGCAGCCCGGGACGAAACACCACCCCACGGGGCGGCGTGCCGAATGTCAGGTTCGAGAAAGACCCAGCTGCGTCAACGACAACACGACCGGATTCGTGCGCAGGGCCGGCATAAGAAGCAGCGCAGGCCCCCGCGACACCTCAGTGAGAACGAGCGGCATCCGTCGACGCCATAGCCTCCGCAACGCCACCATAAACATGAGGCCACACAGAACACCGAATACGCACAACGCCGCACCGGCCAGCGCGTCCGACCCCGACCGTGCGCCGCTGGCGACTTCCTCGTGCTCTACAGGGGCGTCGGCCACCGGTTCTACATGAGGGTCCATCAGCCCGGATACCACCAGCGGGATAGGCGGCGATCCTTCCGACTCCGTATGGGCAGTCGCCGTCAGACCGATCATCAGCAGCAGCGCCAGACCAACGCTGGTAATGAGCCTCATTATCAACCAGCGCTCACTCAGCGTCACAGGACGCTGAATCCGGGCCGAAGAAACCATTCCTCACAGCCTACCGTGCAGACCTAAGCCGCTCAGAGCCGCAACGTCGATGCTGGCGAACGGGCAAAGGGAGCGGGAGCCTCGACCGTTACAGTCAGCCTCGACTCGCCCGCCGGATCCGGTGCGTGGCGGTGTCCGTGATCGTCGGCGGCAGCCGCGGTGGCAATCGGCAAGTACGTCCGACCTAAGGCGAGGAGGGCCTGCATGTCGAAGCCGTGCAGGCCCCCCGCCCCGTGGCCGAGTGCATCGTCTGCCGCGCCAGGCTGTGCGCTACTGCTCCCTGGGGATGAGGGTGAGGCCGCTGTCATCGACGACGAGGATGTCGCCGTTGTTGGCGATGGCGACCGCTTGCGCGGCACCGTGGACCGTTCCGACTTCGAACCAGTTCTGTGCCCCGGCGGTTGTCGCCCAGATTCTCCCCTGAGTGCCGATACCGACCACTCGATTGTGATCCGGGGAGGCGCTGAGCCCGGCAAGGAGGGGAGCATCCGGCCACGCGCGGAATGTGGCGGCCCCGTCGGTGCTGACCAGCATACCTTCCGAGGTGGATGCCATCACTCGTCCCGCTGCGTCGACAGCGAGCGACATGGCGTAGACGGGTGCCCCGGTGGGCCGCCAAGAGACACCCCCGTCGGTGCTGGTGAGCGCTTGGTTGGCGTCTCATACTATACCCCCCTAGGGTATTAATCGCAACAGGACGGGTATAAACCTCGCACCCGGCGTACAGCGTTCGACCTAGAAGCGGCAATCCAGGCCGCTCTCCAAGACTGATCGAGCCGTCCGGGCCGGTACTGGTCAGTCGGTCGTCACTGTAGGAGCGCTCTGCCGAGCAATGCGGGGCACCAAGCGTACGAGCACGACCATCGCGACGAGTTCCACCAACGTCTGAGTGACGACGGCAAGCGGCGCGATGCTCAACGAGGCAGGCAGGGCTAGCGCGAGTGGCAGCACGACAAGGGAGTTCCGGGTGGCCGCCGAGAACATCACGGCACGAGTGGGGGGAACGTCGAGCTGCGCGAATCGAGCAGTGAGGAGGCCTGCCGCGACAGCGACTACGACGAATGCTATGTAGAGCGGCACCACTCGCAGCAGCGTCAGCGCCTGGGAGCCGACCGCGGCGATCTGCGATCCGACGACCACCGCCAGCGTCACCATCATCAGCGGGACCATCGCACCCGCCATCACCTGTTCTAACGCGCGACCGATGCGGTGTCGTCGCGCGACCGCCTGCACGATCGCTGCGGCCGCAAGGGGGAGGACGATCAGCAGCAGGAATGCCTCGACGAACGGCCCCACGTCGATCACGGCGAGCACATCGCCCCCGGCGAACAAGAACAAGAACACCGGCAGCAGAACGATCTGGACGAGCATCAGCAGTGGCGCGGCGGCCAGCAGACGCGCGCGAGCTCCGCCGGCCAAACCGGTGAACACGATCACGTAGTCGATGCACGGCGTCAGCAGAACGAACAACACCCCCAGCAGCAGCCCCCGGTCATCCGCTACGAATCGAGATAGCCCCCACGCGAGCACAGGCACGACGACGAAGTTGGCGGCCAAGACCGTCCCGAGAAAGCGGATATCTCGAAGCGCCCGCCCGATCTCGATGAGGGGGACACCGAGGAACGTCGCGAACAATAGCAACATCAGCACCGGCTCGATGGAATGCTCCAAAGCGGGCGCGACCTGTGGCGCTGCCAGTCCGAGGGTCGCACCGACCCCGATCGCAACGACGTAGAGCGCGATCTGCCGGCGATCCCACCACTCGACGAGTGGGCCGAGCCTCACCGGTCCCCTCCGCCTGTCAGCGGGTCCGTGACACATGAGGCGCCCGGTCGCGCGAGCACACATTCTGTCCGGCAGCGATCGCCGCTGTCGGGACAAGTTGTTACCCGGTCCGTCGCCTCCACCAGCCGCTCTCGAAGCTTCATCAGAACCGCCAGCCGCTCGTCGACGTCACGCAGACGCTCATCCAGCTTCGGCCGCAAGGTCTCGCGAACCTGAGTGCAACTCTCCGCCTCCACCACGTCGAGCAACTCGACGATCTCGGGCAGTGACAGGTCGAGCTGTTTCGCCCCATGCAAGAAAGTCAGCCGGTCGACGGCGCTCTCGTCGTAGTCGCGGTATCCGTTCGCCGCGCGCGCGGCCACGATGAGCCCCACCGACTCGTAGAACCGAAGGGCGGTCGCCGGCACGCCGGAGCGACGGGACAGCTCAGAGATACGCACGCGCCCGACACTAAACCTTCGAGCCGGGTCGAAGGTCAAAGCCAGGACCGAAACTGTGCTCCGAAACCGACCTCCCGAAAGAGGGTTACGAGACGGCCCTATGTTTCGGGAGGTCGATTCCAGGAACATCGACCCCGTGCCGCAAACGATCGTTTTCGGCAGCCTGGTAGATCTATGTTACTGGTCAGCGTTCGCTGTATATTCATCTGGTGCTGACTGTTGCTTCTCGTCTCGATGTGATGAACCGTCTGGGTCGCGCGATGGCGGATCCTTCTCGCTCGCGGATCCTTTTGGCGCTCTTGGACGCGCCCGGCTACCCAGCGGAACTCTCGCGTGACCTCGATCTGACGCGTTCAAATGTCTCCAACCATCTGACGTGTCTGCGGGGGTGCGGTTTGGTTGTTGCGACGCCGGAAGGGCGTCGTACGCGATACGAGATCGCAGACCCGCATCTCACCGTGGGCCTGCGGCACATGCTGGAAGCGGTCGTCGCGGTCGATAAGGGCGTTCCGTGCACCGATGAGAAGTGTGAGTGCTGCGCATGAGTGAAGAGTG
It contains:
- the resB gene encoding cytochrome c biogenesis protein ResB, with translation MSPSRSDTGTEVTADPPRPGDHADSDSATDIAQPALGIAGWLRWAWRQLTSMRTALVLLLFLAIAAVPGSLFPQRSADPNGVIQWERDNPDVFPLADAVGLFDVYLSPWFSAIYLLLFTSLIGCVIPRAKHHYKALRSRPPRTPARLSRLSEFRELTLPREGGQTDPAAHAIDVAAEQLRKAGYRVERYDARGAASVSAERGYLRETGNLIFHVALVGVLVSVAIGGSFAYTGQRVVVEGTTFVNALSDYSSFNPGRFVDGTGLAPYSLTLDDFQVSYRLPGTPGAGQAGDFSADVTIRQPGQDDRAQSVIVNYPITVEGDRIYLLGNGYAPTLTIRDAAGEVVYSESQPFLPQDSNMTSLGIIKVPDGLPEQVGLIGFFYPTQGVLPSGAFTSVYPDVVNPVITLNVFSGDLGIDDGTPRSVYTLEVDGLTQHTGGDTAADSLELTPGATVDLPNGWGTITWEEVTAEEPVKRFASLQIQRDPSSGWVLAFSVLATLGLFAGLFVPRRRLWAKARTTPDGVHVEYAGLARGEDPALARAVDELATRHARALHVDQPKKNEP
- a CDS encoding cytochrome c biogenesis CcdA family protein, which translates into the protein MNPGAVIVDGALWVAIPIAILAGLVSFLSPCVLPLVPGYLGYLGSTATTTAPTVKGGRTATAERARLLLGVTLFIAGFTVVFVAVTILGGTFGYLLLQYAGILTRVFGVVIVALGLVFLGFFGIAQRSLRPRAQGRAGLIGAPLLGFALGVGWTPCIGPTLAAIISMSWNLGDPARAGLLGLAYSLGLGIPFLILAAGWGWASRSVALLRKHIRALNIIGGAMLIVLGLLMVSGLWTALMSQLQQVVINVPLPL
- a CDS encoding TlpA family protein disulfide reductase; translated protein: MNLRALIAAVLALLVVGVLAGCVSSDSLAQQYRDGNEKGYIAGDFRVVEIPEADRGEPVVFAGVTETGERVSSDDYRGGVLVVNFWYAACGPCIVEAPLLEEVWQEYQEQGVAFLGVNTYDQPATALSFARDNNVTYPSVIDVNDGKVKLAFAQVTPIQATPTTLVIDREGRVAARIIGQLASASILSTLISDTLAEDSP
- a CDS encoding DsbA family protein; its protein translation is MKTPLKATLITAAVVAVLVVAALIYVLIDRSQTPASGDGSSPPEVLRESSHVLDDGGEGAVTVVEFLDFECEACGAFYPIVEDLREQFAGEITYVVRYFPLPGHFNSKNAALAAEAAAQQGRFEDMYHRLFETQEQWGEAQESHAALFRDYAAELGLDMAAYDAAVSDPATEERVRSDFEEGRALGVSSTPTFFVDGEVAELQEWDDLQSAIQAAVNGGR
- a CDS encoding arsenic resistance protein; this translates as MCHGPADRRRGPVRLGPLVEWWDRRQIALYVVAIGVGATLGLAAPQVAPALEHSIEPVLMLLLFATFLGVPLIEIGRALRDIRFLGTVLAANFVVVPVLAWGLSRFVADDRGLLLGVLFVLLTPCIDYVIVFTGLAGGARARLLAAAPLLMLVQIVLLPVFLFLFAGGDVLAVIDVGPFVEAFLLLIVLPLAAAAIVQAVARRHRIGRALEQVMAGAMVPLMMVTLAVVVGSQIAAVGSQALTLLRVVPLYIAFVVVAVAAGLLTARFAQLDVPPTRAVMFSAATRNSLVVLPLALALPASLSIAPLAVVTQTLVELVAMVVLVRLVPRIARQSAPTVTTD
- a CDS encoding MerR family transcriptional regulator, with the protein product MRISELSRRSGVPATALRFYESVGLIVAARAANGYRDYDESAVDRLTFLHGAKQLDLSLPEIVELLDVVEAESCTQVRETLRPKLDERLRDVDERLAVLMKLRERLVEATDRVTTCPDSGDRCRTECVLARPGASCVTDPLTGGGDR
- the cmtR gene encoding Cd(II)/Pb(II)-sensing metalloregulatory transcriptional regulator CmtR, encoding MLTVASRLDVMNRLGRAMADPSRSRILLALLDAPGYPAELSRDLDLTRSNVSNHLTCLRGCGLVVATPEGRRTRYEIADPHLTVGLRHMLEAVVAVDKGVPCTDEKCECCA